A single window of Nitrospira lenta DNA harbors:
- a CDS encoding O-antigen ligase family protein produces MYYAAVKPNDVIVVTALAVILALGLTLTTPLIGLQATLGFFIVVIAFTSVPAALYLLIFSMLLSPEIAVGRVEGRGVGARELSFRLDDVFLVIIGIGWLVKTVVYRELGLFRETPLNRPIAAYMIVCVVATLMGVLAGRVQPVTGFFFVLKYFEYFFVYFMVVNHVTSKQQVVGLVTALLITGFIISLYAIYQIPSGQRATAPFEGEVGEPNTLGGYLVFLLAIVTGLLIHMKSGPIRIALVVLGGCGLLALMATLSRSSYLAGAVLVVAVGVSQWRKPRVMVLLLLAMALLPLFAPDNVKTRINETFFGRQYGGEIQVGQVGLDLSTSERLRSWAYVLQDWVHNPILGRGVTGYAWADAQYVKIIGETGLAGLLGFIVITARLWMSTRRIYATEDDPFAKGLALGVGLGLVAMLAHAVGANTFIIIRIMEPFWLCAGLVMILPRLSNAEAPVAGEPRPV; encoded by the coding sequence GTGTATTACGCCGCTGTTAAACCGAATGATGTGATCGTGGTCACGGCGTTGGCCGTGATCCTCGCGCTTGGCCTGACGCTGACCACTCCGCTCATCGGATTGCAGGCCACCCTAGGATTTTTTATCGTCGTCATCGCATTTACGTCGGTGCCAGCCGCGCTGTATCTGCTCATCTTCTCCATGCTGCTTTCTCCGGAGATTGCCGTCGGTCGCGTCGAAGGGCGCGGCGTTGGAGCGCGCGAATTGTCCTTTCGCCTGGATGATGTGTTTCTTGTGATCATCGGGATTGGATGGTTGGTCAAAACCGTCGTGTACCGAGAGCTCGGGCTGTTTCGTGAAACACCCCTGAATCGTCCCATTGCTGCCTATATGATCGTCTGTGTTGTGGCGACACTCATGGGTGTGTTGGCGGGCCGGGTGCAGCCGGTGACGGGCTTCTTTTTCGTGTTGAAGTACTTCGAATATTTCTTCGTGTACTTCATGGTGGTGAATCACGTGACATCCAAACAGCAGGTGGTCGGGCTGGTGACCGCGCTGCTCATCACCGGCTTCATCATTAGTCTCTATGCCATCTATCAAATTCCGAGCGGACAACGGGCGACGGCGCCGTTTGAAGGAGAAGTCGGCGAGCCGAATACGCTGGGCGGCTATCTCGTGTTTCTGCTCGCTATTGTGACGGGATTATTGATTCACATGAAAAGCGGTCCGATCCGTATCGCGCTTGTGGTCCTCGGTGGGTGCGGGTTGCTGGCCTTGATGGCCACCCTCTCACGGTCTTCCTATCTCGCCGGAGCGGTGTTGGTCGTAGCGGTCGGAGTGTCACAGTGGAGAAAGCCGCGGGTCATGGTTTTGCTGTTGCTGGCCATGGCACTCTTGCCGCTCTTTGCTCCGGACAATGTGAAGACTCGTATCAACGAAACCTTCTTCGGCCGCCAGTACGGAGGAGAAATTCAAGTCGGCCAGGTGGGGTTGGACCTCTCGACATCGGAGCGTCTCCGGTCCTGGGCCTATGTCCTACAGGACTGGGTGCACAATCCGATTCTTGGCCGCGGGGTGACCGGCTATGCATGGGCCGACGCGCAGTACGTCAAGATTATCGGTGAGACCGGCCTGGCCGGGTTGCTTGGGTTCATCGTCATTACCGCGCGGCTGTGGATGAGTACCCGAAGAATTTATGCGACGGAAGACGATCCGTTTGCGAAGGGCTTGGCGTTAGGCGTTGGGCTTGGCCTTGTGGCGATGTTGGCGCATGCCGTGGGGGCCAACACGTTTATCATCATCCGCATCATGGAACCGTTCTGGTTGTGCGCAGGGTTGGTGATGATTCTTCCGCGATTGTCGAACGCCGAAGCGCCGGTTGCCGGTGAACCGAGGCCTGTATGA
- a CDS encoding class I SAM-dependent methyltransferase — protein sequence MSYQLTRSGFDGVMREFRPSRYEVFGSEDPRFTTPMHHALKCRDRLYIALQSGLRWLPQGPQAIVDFGPYPGSLLRLLRLTEPTRSARLVGAGLMASPEFVALMKQDVDVDILTVNLDPAAKQFELKGYPTAVPMEEGTARLVFALEIIEHLTSPFHLLAEAHRILQPGGCVVITTPNVTRIGNVMKLLAGRTLNDRLAPPGYDNPDDEWRPHAREYAMHELADMLKSIGFEIAESRHFLGEDTQDCRQTSQQQAIDWVKWPFYAVPHLRGSLLIVGRKR from the coding sequence ATGAGTTACCAATTGACCAGATCGGGATTCGATGGCGTGATGCGGGAATTTCGTCCCTCTCGCTATGAGGTATTCGGGAGTGAGGATCCTCGGTTCACCACGCCGATGCATCATGCGCTGAAATGCCGGGATCGGTTGTACATCGCATTGCAGAGCGGGCTGCGCTGGTTGCCGCAGGGACCGCAGGCCATCGTGGATTTCGGACCGTATCCCGGCAGCCTGTTGAGGCTGTTGCGCTTGACCGAACCGACGAGATCGGCTCGGCTCGTGGGGGCCGGCCTCATGGCCAGTCCGGAATTCGTGGCACTCATGAAGCAGGATGTGGATGTGGACATTCTGACGGTGAATTTGGATCCGGCGGCCAAACAGTTTGAGCTGAAGGGGTATCCGACTGCCGTGCCGATGGAAGAGGGGACTGCGCGGTTGGTATTTGCCCTGGAAATCATTGAGCACCTGACGTCGCCTTTTCATCTGTTGGCGGAAGCCCATCGTATTCTGCAACCGGGCGGCTGCGTTGTGATCACGACGCCGAATGTGACGCGCATCGGCAACGTGATGAAGCTGTTGGCCGGCCGGACGCTCAATGACCGCTTGGCTCCTCCCGGGTATGACAATCCGGACGATGAATGGCGGCCGCATGCCCGCGAATATGCAATGCACGAGCTAGCTGACATGCTCAAGAGTATCGGATTTGAGATTGCCGAATCACGCCATTTCCTGGGCGAGGACACGCAGGACTGCCGACAGACATCCCAGCAGCAGGCGATCGATTGGGTGAAGTGGCCGTTCTATGCCGTTCCGCATTTGCGAGGGAGTCTCTTGATCGTGGGGCGGAAACGATGA
- a CDS encoding glycosyltransferase family 4 protein, translated as MNIVVYCDEELGVAGGGSRQVVELVRALATRGHAVRVVAPKPRTEMDEAAVLGGARPVWVRVLRVPVIRPLLYLLASAVALFRAMRRENPEVLLWFDSPGQIAPLWCSLVLRCPYVLFVNGLPAEELTGLWGWAPIRGLVQGALRLSTQQAQAVVSVCREIPQWMQREWGIEAARCRVIRNGADPSACVPRDKAEARRRLRLSQDRPYIGFVGGFFPWHGLDTLVDAMVLVRREYPTAMLLLVGDGQAKPALEALVRQRGLEEAVSFVGRVEFDEVSWWIGASDMCAVLHRPVRFYPGDSMKLWEYMACARPVVATEGEGYGDLVEALGAGVSVKGEDAHDLARGLCRLIQNPSAAIRMGQSGRAAVLESHTWESRAVELERVFGILPVEPRRERVCAS; from the coding sequence ATGAATATTGTGGTCTATTGCGATGAGGAGTTGGGGGTTGCCGGCGGCGGGAGTCGCCAGGTGGTGGAATTGGTGCGTGCCCTTGCCACTCGGGGCCATGCGGTGCGTGTGGTGGCGCCGAAACCCCGGACTGAGATGGATGAGGCGGCTGTTTTAGGTGGCGCGCGTCCGGTCTGGGTGCGGGTGTTGCGGGTTCCGGTTATCCGGCCATTGCTGTATCTCCTTGCCTCGGCGGTCGCTCTGTTCCGAGCGATGCGGCGGGAAAATCCGGAGGTCCTCCTGTGGTTCGACTCGCCCGGCCAGATTGCCCCCTTGTGGTGCTCTCTGGTGCTGCGCTGTCCCTACGTACTGTTCGTGAATGGATTGCCGGCTGAAGAATTGACCGGTCTGTGGGGGTGGGCTCCGATTCGCGGGCTGGTGCAAGGGGCCTTGCGTCTATCGACGCAACAGGCTCAGGCCGTCGTCAGTGTGTGCCGCGAAATTCCGCAATGGATGCAACGTGAGTGGGGAATTGAAGCAGCCCGGTGCCGCGTGATTCGAAACGGAGCGGATCCTTCCGCCTGTGTACCGCGCGATAAGGCTGAGGCTCGCCGTCGCCTGAGATTGAGCCAGGATCGTCCATACATCGGATTCGTCGGAGGGTTTTTCCCGTGGCATGGGCTGGATACGCTCGTGGACGCGATGGTGCTTGTCCGGCGTGAATACCCCACTGCGATGCTTCTTTTGGTCGGCGATGGCCAGGCCAAGCCGGCCCTTGAAGCGTTGGTGCGGCAACGAGGACTAGAAGAGGCCGTATCGTTCGTCGGGCGCGTGGAATTTGACGAAGTGTCCTGGTGGATTGGAGCGAGTGATATGTGCGCGGTGCTCCATCGTCCTGTCCGTTTCTATCCAGGCGATTCCATGAAGCTCTGGGAATATATGGCCTGTGCGAGGCCGGTGGTGGCGACGGAAGGAGAAGGCTACGGAGATCTCGTGGAAGCGCTGGGCGCGGGTGTCTCGGTGAAGGGTGAGGATGCGCACGATCTTGCGCGAGGATTGTGTCGTCTCATCCAAAATCCTTCGGCGGCAATCAGAATGGGACAGTCCGGGCGCGCGGCTGTATTGGAGTCGCACACGTGGGAGTCGAGAGCCGTGGAATTGGAGCGGGTCTTCGGGATTCTTCCGGTTGAACCACGGCGTGAACGGGTGTGTGCGTCATGA
- a CDS encoding class I SAM-dependent methyltransferase: MPAVMTELIAQCLLCGLPGSALFEGLHDRLYPVEGEFGFARCAACGLVWQSPRPTTEDIPKCYPEDYEPHEGAIQGDGPIRPAAGMRDAMRGIILSEVFGYTRFKRPEWWAPVTGRVLSHVPTLQDRARYGRDELCPRFVDGGTLLDVGCGAGGYLASMQALGWKVLGVDLSPHAARIARESYGVPVKVGTLETAGVPDRSMTVITMVHAIEHVPDPISHLRQCHRVLKPGGRLVLTTPNFAGLMSRLFADDWMALDPPRHLWLFTPDTLRACVERAGFRVERVQTRSFLSRMNYEKSLRIRRQGHAREKTRSSDAGPIVRGLHWLERGLLPFWRGAGNELMLSAVKQEE, encoded by the coding sequence ATGCCGGCGGTAATGACCGAACTCATCGCGCAGTGCTTATTGTGCGGCCTGCCGGGCTCGGCATTGTTTGAGGGTTTGCATGACCGGCTCTATCCCGTCGAGGGCGAGTTTGGGTTTGCTCGCTGCGCTGCTTGCGGATTGGTCTGGCAGAGTCCACGTCCGACGACGGAAGACATTCCGAAGTGCTACCCGGAGGACTATGAGCCGCACGAGGGGGCAATCCAAGGCGATGGGCCGATTCGGCCGGCGGCCGGGATGCGCGATGCGATGCGGGGCATCATCTTGAGCGAGGTATTCGGCTATACCCGGTTCAAGCGGCCCGAGTGGTGGGCTCCGGTGACCGGGCGTGTGCTGAGCCATGTCCCTACGCTGCAAGATCGGGCTCGGTATGGACGCGATGAATTGTGTCCTCGCTTTGTTGACGGCGGGACGTTGCTTGATGTCGGGTGCGGGGCGGGCGGCTATCTGGCGTCAATGCAAGCGCTGGGTTGGAAGGTGTTGGGTGTCGATCTCTCTCCGCATGCGGCGCGGATCGCACGAGAGAGTTATGGTGTTCCGGTGAAGGTGGGGACGCTGGAAACGGCCGGTGTGCCGGACCGAAGCATGACGGTGATTACGATGGTCCATGCCATTGAACATGTTCCTGATCCGATCAGTCATTTGCGGCAGTGCCATCGGGTGCTGAAGCCGGGCGGGCGCTTGGTGCTGACGACGCCGAACTTTGCGGGGCTGATGAGCCGGCTCTTCGCCGATGACTGGATGGCGCTGGATCCGCCTCGGCATCTCTGGCTCTTTACGCCGGACACGTTGCGGGCCTGTGTGGAGCGGGCGGGCTTTCGCGTGGAACGGGTACAAACACGCTCGTTCCTCTCACGGATGAATTACGAAAAGAGTCTTCGCATTCGCCGCCAGGGGCATGCGAGGGAAAAGACGCGATCGAGCGATGCCGGTCCGATTGTGCGGGGGCTTCATTGGCTGGAGCGAGGATTGTTGCCCTTTTGGCGAGGGGCGGGCAATGAATTGATGCTCAGCGCCGTGAAGCAAGAGGAGTAG
- a CDS encoding glycosyltransferase family 4 protein, with protein sequence MNWWVCCYWHEPDAPTDPVGLVRIWALADALVSAGDDVTVFAPKYRSALVPRRSRVVPIAMLPGSIIRPISFAVLAFLSGLWRGLRQRPKMVYYRWMESLHPLLLARIFGATCICEVNGEPVPPWGAGGWRGRLTHALAAFALRRCDRVVVLTEGLGQLVQTRYGVAAAQVALLPSGSDVSLFYPRERGRCVREAGLDPACEYIGFVGSFYQYQGLTTLLGAFERLHARRSSVRLVMVGDGEEAAALREQAAQRGLSSWITWTGRVSYAQVPLLIGAMDVCVAPFCGDRGETSPVKIFDYLACGKPVVASAIPSVAALFAQSNGVVLVEPDCAESLADAVLALLDQPEESRRLGSDGRTFVEKRFGWEAIVRGLRDLAKPMAPDYQHQQRVHSNNAGERA encoded by the coding sequence ATGAATTGGTGGGTCTGTTGTTACTGGCATGAACCGGATGCGCCCACTGACCCGGTGGGGTTAGTGCGGATCTGGGCGCTCGCCGATGCGTTGGTGTCCGCCGGAGACGATGTCACGGTGTTTGCTCCGAAGTATCGCTCAGCGTTGGTGCCGCGGCGATCGCGGGTTGTGCCGATTGCTATGTTGCCGGGATCTATCATTCGACCGATCAGTTTCGCGGTGCTGGCCTTCTTGTCAGGACTGTGGCGGGGGCTCCGTCAGCGGCCGAAGATGGTGTATTACCGCTGGATGGAAAGTCTTCATCCGTTACTGCTCGCGCGCATCTTCGGCGCCACGTGTATTTGTGAAGTGAACGGCGAGCCGGTTCCTCCGTGGGGTGCCGGTGGATGGCGTGGCCGTTTGACGCATGCCCTGGCTGCTTTCGCGCTTCGGCGGTGCGACCGCGTGGTCGTGTTGACGGAAGGATTGGGCCAGCTCGTGCAGACACGGTATGGGGTGGCGGCTGCGCAGGTGGCGCTGCTGCCGAGCGGGTCGGACGTGTCGCTGTTTTATCCGAGAGAGCGGGGCCGCTGTGTGCGCGAGGCGGGACTGGATCCGGCCTGTGAGTACATCGGATTTGTCGGGAGCTTCTATCAGTATCAAGGCTTGACGACATTGCTGGGAGCCTTTGAACGTCTGCATGCAAGGCGGTCGTCTGTGCGACTCGTCATGGTCGGGGATGGAGAGGAGGCGGCGGCCCTTCGTGAGCAGGCCGCTCAGCGAGGCCTCTCTTCCTGGATCACCTGGACCGGTCGCGTGTCGTACGCGCAGGTTCCGTTGTTGATCGGGGCCATGGATGTCTGCGTCGCGCCATTCTGCGGGGATCGGGGGGAGACCTCGCCCGTCAAAATCTTTGACTACCTGGCTTGCGGGAAGCCGGTAGTCGCCAGCGCGATCCCTTCGGTTGCCGCGCTGTTTGCTCAATCGAATGGAGTGGTCCTGGTCGAGCCCGATTGTGCTGAGTCTCTGGCCGATGCCGTCCTGGCATTGCTAGACCAGCCTGAGGAATCTCGCCGGCTGGGTAGCGACGGCCGCACGTTCGTCGAGAAACGGTTTGGATGGGAGGCGATCGTGCGAGGGCTGCGCGATCTCGCCAAGCCGATGGCTCCTGATTATCAGCATCAACAACGGGTTCATAGCAACAATGCAGGTGAGAGAGCATGA
- a CDS encoding oligosaccharide flippase family protein has product MTMSTHHEPVTSGESDVVAAGAGRIRHRVLEAGGWAMAGFVVDKGIAFLQLIVLTRLLLPGDFGLMAASAAVVLAIQMFSELGLESAVIAKPKVTDEDLRVAWTLSVIRGFVLTLGLWALADVIAGSMRIPELGFFLRIHAVGVFLQSLHSPALFVLLKQLDLRRRVSFDLSRRLVEATVTIGLAWWWQSAWALLGGQLVAFSFGSLVSFWIAPCRIRWSLDRTALRSLWSYGRYQNVTAWFIFTVMSGGDFVIGRLQGVGGLGQYQLAMAIPTMIGIRAMSVISQISLPTYALMQNDRAGVLRALSLHMSLTGMLVVPSAMAVAILAPYLVPFVFGPAWSAAVEPLRVLCLFAIAAAFCSVMAAFHCGANRPDLQTQIWAVMCACYVPMVIPFTMVWGLVGAAWALTLTFLVGLGLHLRATVKMLGVEVTSAFEPLRWAGGLVLLVGCGVVLSQAVPSLWMAQWLGALCGLAGVSVYGWHLWSRESLRLRLLWGA; this is encoded by the coding sequence ATGACGATGTCAACGCATCATGAGCCGGTCACCTCGGGCGAGTCAGACGTGGTCGCCGCCGGCGCGGGGCGCATCCGCCATCGAGTCTTGGAAGCCGGCGGGTGGGCGATGGCCGGCTTCGTCGTCGATAAGGGGATTGCGTTTCTCCAGCTCATCGTCCTGACGCGCTTGCTGCTGCCGGGCGATTTTGGGTTGATGGCGGCGTCTGCGGCCGTCGTGCTGGCGATTCAGATGTTTTCAGAGTTGGGCCTTGAGTCGGCGGTGATCGCCAAGCCGAAGGTGACGGATGAAGATCTGCGCGTGGCCTGGACCTTGTCGGTGATTCGTGGATTCGTTCTGACCCTTGGCCTCTGGGCACTGGCGGACGTCATTGCCGGCAGCATGCGGATTCCTGAGCTCGGTTTCTTTCTTCGAATTCATGCCGTGGGCGTTTTCTTACAATCGCTGCATAGTCCGGCGTTGTTCGTTCTGCTTAAACAGCTGGATCTTCGGCGGCGAGTGTCGTTCGATCTCAGCCGGCGGTTGGTTGAGGCCACGGTCACCATTGGATTGGCCTGGTGGTGGCAGAGTGCCTGGGCGTTGCTGGGAGGGCAGTTGGTTGCCTTTTCCTTCGGTTCGCTCGTCTCATTTTGGATTGCACCCTGTCGTATCCGTTGGTCGCTGGATCGTACGGCCTTGCGGAGCCTCTGGAGTTATGGCCGCTATCAGAACGTGACGGCGTGGTTCATCTTTACGGTCATGAGCGGGGGTGACTTTGTGATCGGCCGGCTTCAGGGAGTCGGAGGGTTAGGGCAGTATCAGTTGGCGATGGCGATTCCGACGATGATCGGCATTCGGGCGATGAGTGTGATTTCTCAGATCAGCCTGCCGACGTACGCGCTGATGCAGAATGACCGGGCCGGAGTCTTGCGGGCCTTGAGTCTCCACATGAGTCTGACCGGCATGCTCGTGGTGCCGAGTGCGATGGCTGTCGCGATCCTGGCTCCCTATCTGGTTCCGTTTGTGTTCGGTCCTGCCTGGTCGGCGGCGGTCGAGCCGTTGCGGGTGTTGTGCCTGTTTGCTATTGCGGCGGCGTTTTGCAGTGTGATGGCGGCGTTTCACTGCGGCGCCAATCGTCCGGACCTCCAAACGCAAATCTGGGCGGTCATGTGCGCCTGTTATGTTCCGATGGTGATTCCCTTCACGATGGTCTGGGGGCTGGTCGGAGCCGCGTGGGCATTAACGCTGACATTCTTGGTGGGGCTCGGCCTGCATCTTAGGGCCACGGTGAAAATGTTAGGAGTGGAAGTGACGTCGGCGTTTGAACCGTTGCGATGGGCCGGAGGCTTGGTGCTGTTGGTGGGGTGTGGGGTCGTGCTGAGTCAGGCCGTGCCGTCGCTGTGGATGGCGCAATGGCTGGGCGCGTTGTGTGGCTTGGCCGGTGTCAGTGTCTATGGCTGGCATCTCTGGTCGCGTGAGTCTCTTCGCTTACGCCTGTTGTGGGGGGCCTAA
- a CDS encoding glycosyltransferase family 2 protein — MDLSMAVISYNTRDLLLACLQSVQDSTTNVKYELIVVDNASRDGSADAVRIRFPHITVIANAENEGFAKACNQAAVVSSGRYLLLLNSDTVMQQHTLRTMMTCLDQHLDIGVVSCLQRDGEGRVLQSCFPFPSIRDHVRYAEMLPTVVRRVVGTLPPTDCTQSQDVEWANGACLMIRKALYDRLGGLDERFFMYFEDVDLCRRIQQLGYRVRHVAEGEVVHLLGRSSRTNRHGLNKQWELSRIRYVEKHFAQPRRFLMKSWIALGVMRRLIVTACSQASDRRPQLQAMWMTLRRVWLGADDTDRTPLCSASLKG, encoded by the coding sequence GTGGATCTGTCGATGGCCGTCATCAGCTACAACACGCGCGACCTGCTGCTGGCCTGCCTGCAATCGGTCCAGGACAGCACGACGAACGTGAAGTATGAGCTGATCGTGGTGGATAACGCGTCTCGCGACGGGAGCGCGGACGCGGTGCGGATTCGATTCCCTCATATCACGGTGATTGCGAATGCTGAGAATGAGGGCTTTGCTAAGGCTTGCAATCAGGCGGCCGTTGTCAGCTCAGGCCGATATCTTTTGTTGCTGAACAGCGACACGGTCATGCAACAGCACACGCTTCGTACGATGATGACCTGTCTGGATCAGCATCTGGACATCGGGGTCGTGAGTTGTTTGCAACGAGATGGAGAGGGACGGGTGTTGCAATCCTGTTTCCCCTTTCCTTCGATTCGCGACCACGTGCGCTATGCGGAGATGCTGCCGACGGTTGTCCGGCGCGTGGTCGGCACTCTGCCGCCGACGGACTGCACCCAGTCGCAGGATGTCGAGTGGGCTAATGGCGCCTGTCTCATGATCCGCAAAGCGTTGTACGACCGGCTGGGCGGATTGGATGAACGGTTCTTTATGTATTTCGAAGATGTCGATCTCTGTCGTCGCATTCAGCAGCTGGGCTATCGCGTCCGGCATGTGGCGGAGGGTGAGGTGGTGCATCTGCTCGGACGGAGTAGCCGCACGAACCGCCATGGTCTCAATAAGCAATGGGAGCTTAGTCGTATCCGCTATGTGGAAAAGCACTTTGCGCAACCCCGGCGATTTCTGATGAAGAGCTGGATTGCGTTGGGCGTGATGCGCAGGTTGATTGTGACTGCCTGCTCGCAGGCCTCCGATCGACGACCGCAGCTTCAGGCGATGTGGATGACGTTGCGACGGGTCTGGTTGGGGGCTGACGACACGGATCGTACGCCCCTCTGTTCGGCTAGTTTGAAAGGATAA
- a CDS encoding class I SAM-dependent methyltransferase: MPQTMSQREQYDLEWNGWKAAAGAFEGVRRYGQISRRVAALAPERMLDVGCGDGRLAREIKQIWPGVVVHGCDLSVAALTRAEGVDRRYAVDLNVDRLPEPDGSLDLVVASEVIEHVIEPGRAIAEFHRVLRPGGHVLITVPNVAFWRFRLEALRGGVPSVTADARHFHSFNAALLNALVAGEGFEIVTVTGLRQRYESLAAMGFTWLCDTLLLIGRRS; encoded by the coding sequence ATGCCACAGACTATGAGCCAACGTGAACAATATGACCTCGAGTGGAACGGCTGGAAGGCTGCGGCCGGCGCGTTCGAGGGCGTCCGGCGGTATGGCCAGATTAGCCGGAGAGTGGCCGCGCTTGCGCCTGAGCGCATGCTGGATGTGGGGTGCGGCGATGGCCGGCTGGCCAGGGAGATCAAGCAGATATGGCCGGGTGTCGTGGTGCACGGGTGCGATCTGTCTGTTGCGGCGCTCACTCGTGCCGAAGGGGTGGATCGCCGGTATGCGGTGGATCTCAATGTCGATCGTCTGCCAGAACCTGACGGCAGTCTCGACCTGGTGGTGGCTAGCGAGGTGATCGAACATGTGATTGAACCAGGGCGGGCCATCGCGGAATTTCATCGAGTCCTCCGCCCTGGCGGTCATGTCTTGATCACGGTGCCGAATGTCGCTTTCTGGCGCTTTCGCTTGGAGGCGCTGCGGGGAGGTGTGCCGTCTGTGACGGCGGATGCGCGGCATTTCCATTCCTTTAATGCGGCCTTGCTGAATGCGCTCGTGGCTGGTGAAGGATTTGAGATTGTGACCGTGACCGGATTGCGCCAGCGCTATGAATCCCTGGCCGCCATGGGTTTTACCTGGTTGTGCGATACATTGTTGTTGATCGGGCGGAGATCCTGA
- a CDS encoding class I SAM-dependent methyltransferase, with translation MANTINDGGGTAHTMISVLDKVYRTVASPLSERWLGGLHTGLVIKGLYLQWKVAAFLRQGGRRVLDAGCGPEAQLAAMLAVRYPTCTFVGWDLHVNPEVRGALRHQNVSVIESDIARLASVGEYDLVYSIDVLEHIEDFDGTLDRLVTALRSGGLLFIHVPSLHQHSWFGSGETETPHHFRAHRSGDDHVHEGFSLSQLTHALERRSIEVLDTRATFGRWVALLKEMFSSGERQGIRGIGFLLLPGVLLAVGLEMLFSPKRGNGSMIVGLKREGSQA, from the coding sequence ATGGCGAACACAATCAATGACGGTGGAGGCACAGCACACACGATGATCTCCGTTCTCGACAAGGTCTATAGAACTGTGGCCAGTCCTCTATCTGAACGGTGGTTGGGCGGCCTTCATACCGGCCTGGTCATCAAAGGCCTCTATTTGCAATGGAAAGTGGCCGCGTTCTTGCGGCAGGGTGGGCGGCGTGTTCTGGATGCCGGATGTGGCCCGGAGGCTCAATTGGCGGCGATGCTCGCGGTCCGCTATCCAACCTGTACCTTTGTCGGGTGGGATTTGCATGTGAACCCTGAGGTCAGGGGTGCGTTGCGACATCAGAATGTGTCGGTGATTGAATCGGACATTGCGCGACTCGCCAGTGTCGGTGAGTACGATCTGGTCTATTCCATCGATGTGCTGGAACACATCGAAGATTTTGATGGGACGCTCGATCGACTGGTCACAGCGCTGCGTTCCGGCGGACTGTTGTTCATCCATGTGCCGAGTCTTCATCAGCACTCATGGTTTGGTTCCGGAGAGACCGAGACGCCACATCATTTCCGAGCCCATCGGTCCGGAGACGACCATGTGCATGAGGGGTTTAGTCTGTCGCAGTTGACTCATGCCCTGGAGCGGCGGTCCATAGAAGTGCTCGATACACGCGCCACATTTGGTCGATGGGTGGCGTTGCTCAAGGAGATGTTTTCATCCGGTGAGCGACAAGGGATTAGAGGAATCGGGTTCTTACTCCTGCCGGGGGTGCTTCTTGCCGTGGGGCTGGAGATGCTGTTTTCGCCGAAGCGAGGAAATGGATCCATGATTG